CGATGTCAACGTGTCCATGCTGGGAGGCTAGGACCGAGGACCAGCTCGATGCAATGATGACTTTGCACTCGGTGCAATGTAGCCACCGGGTCCGACGCGCCAGGGTCTGCGCCCGGGCCTACGCCGAGGCACCAGGGCCTACGCCGAGGCGCTGGGTCTACGCCGAGGTCCACAGGAGGCCTGCCACCGATGGACGACTACCGCCTGATTGCCGACAGGATCGCCGCCGACATCGCCGACGGGCGGCTGCGGCCAGGCCAACAACTGCCCACCCAGCGCGCGTTCGCCCGCAGCCACGGCATCGCCGGCTCGACGGCGGGACGCGTCTACCGGGAGCTGGCCCGGCGCGGACTGACCGTCGGGGAGGTCGGCCGCGGGACCTTCGTCCGGGCCGGGCGCGGGGCGGACGGCGGGCGGGTCGCGCTCGCCGAGCCGGGCGCCGCACCCGTGGACCTGGAGCTCAACTACCCCGCCGTCCCCGGGCAGGCCGAACTGCTCGCGGGCGGACTGACGCCGCTGCTGCGCGCGGACGCGCTCGGGGACGCGCTGCGGCCGGTCGGCGCGGCCGGGACGGGGGCGGCGCGGCGGGCGTTCGCCGGGCTGCCCTCGACCGGTTCCTGGGAGGTCGACCCCGCGGACCTGCTGTTCGCGGGCAACGGGCGGCAGGCCATCGTCGGGGCGCTCTCCGCCCTGGTGCCGCCGGGGAACCGGCTCGGAGTCGAGGCGCTCACCTACCCGGTGGTCAAGGCGGCGGCGGAACGGCTGGGCATCGGGCTGGTACCGCTGGCGATGGACGAGCACGGGCTGGTACCCGGGGCCGTCACGTCCGCCCACCGGGCGACGCCGCTGCGCGCCGTGTACGTGCAGCCCCGGCTGCAGAACCCGCTCGGTGGGAGCCTGCCGCCCGAGCGGGCGGCAGCGCTCGCGGAGGAGCTGCGGCGGCTCGACCTGCCGGCGGTCGAGGACGCCATCTGGTCCTTCCTGCGGCCCGGACTCGCGCCGCTGGCCGCGCTGGCACCGGAGCGGACGGTGCTCGTGGACAGTCTCTCCAAGCGGCTCGCCCCGGGCCTGACCACCGGGTTCGCGGTCGTCCCGGGCGCGCTGCGCGAGCGGGTGGCGGGCGCGCTGCGCTCGGGCGGGTGGACGCCGAGCGGATTCGCGCTGGAGGCGGCGGTGCGCTGGATCGGGGACGGCACGCTGGCCGCGGTGGAGGCGGCGAAGCGGGCCGACGCGGCGGCCCGGCAGCTGCTGGCGCGCGAGGTGCTGACAGGGCAGCGGCTGCGGGCGGACCCGTACTCGTACTACCTGTGGTGGGAGCTGCCGGGCGACTGGCGGGCGGAGACCTTCGTCGCGGCGGCGGCGCGCGCCGGGATCTCGATCACGCCCGCGACGGCGTTCGCCGTGGATCCGCGGAGCTCACCGACCGCCGTCCGGGTCGGACTCGCCTCGCCCCCGCTGCCGGTGCTGGCGCGGGCGCTGGAAACGCTGGCACGGATCGTGGAGGGGGGACGGGGAACGGACGACAGCTGACAGATGACAGATTTCGAAATCTGTTATCTGTCAGCTGTTATCTGTCGTCTGTCAGTTGTCGGCTGTCAGTTGTCGGCCGCCGGCTGTCCCCTGCCGGGTGTCAGCCGCCCGAGCCGTTGCGGCTCCCCCGGGTCGCGGTGTCCGCGGCTCCCCCGGCGCCGATCGCGCGGAGGCGGCTCGCGGCGGTGGCGGCGAGCTGGGGCGCGAGCCGGGCGACGTCGCGGGAGCCGACCACGGCGATCAGGCTCGGCAGCAGCCAGCGGGCCGGTTGCATGCCGCGCAGCCAGGCCTGGGCGTACACATGAGCCGACCGGCGGGCGATCCCGGCGACGATCCGGTCCACCGCGGGTTCCAGCGGGTACGTCTTGTTCGCCGGCCACGGCAGCCGGGCGCGCATCTGCTTCAGCACGGCGTCCTCGTCGGCGCCGCGCACCATGTCGGTGTCGGTCCAACTCAGGTACCCGACACCGACCTTGACGCCCTGGTAGGCGACCTCGGCGCGGATCGAGTGGGCGAAGGCCTCCACCCCGGACTTGCTGGCGCAGTACGCGCTCATCAGCGGCGCGGGCGTCAGCGCGGCGAGCGAGGCGATCTGCAGCAGGTAGCCCCGGCTCTCGGTGAGCGCCGGGAGGAAGGCCCGCGCGGTGGCGACGCTGCCGAGCAGGTTGACCTCGATGACCCGGCTGAAGGCCCGGTGGTCGCTGTCCGCCAGCGGTCCGCCGATGGCGATGCCGGCGTTGGCGACCACGGTGTCGATCCGCCCGTAGTGCTCCTTGATCCGGCGGGCGGTGTCCTCCAGCGCGTCGAGGTCGGTGACGTCCACCTCCCAGCTGGTCGCGGTCGGGCCGCACTGGGCGGCGACGGCCTTCAGCTCCTCCGGCTCCAGCCCCAGCAGCGCGACCTCGGCCCCGCGCCGGGCGAGCTTGCGGGCCAACGACGCACCGACCCCGCGGGCGGCTCCGGTGACGACGACGACCTGCGCGGACAACGGCGGTACGGCCTTCATGCGACGGCAGTCCTCTCATCGGTGGGGTCAGCGGAATCGGCGGACGCAGGAGCGGGAACGGTGGGAGCGGGAACGGCGGGAGCGGGAACGGCGGGAGCGGGAACGACGGGGACTGCCACGGTCACGGCGGGCGCACCGACCAGGTGCTCGGCGGCCATCCGGTGGATCTCGCCGGCCACCTCCGCCGGCCGCTCCAGCGGCGACATGTGCCCGACCCCTGGCAGCAGCAACAGACCCTGCGGGTCCTTGAGTTCGGCGACGATCCGGTGCGCGTGCACCGGCGGGGTCAGCCGGTCGTCGGTGCCGACCACGACCGAGGTGGGCGCGGCGAGCCGGCCGAGTCCGGCATGGACGTCCAGCCGGTCGAGCACCGCGGCCCAGTTGGCTCGGACGGCGGTCGGGCAGGCGTGCACGATGCGGGCGGTCGCCTCGACCTGGCCGGCGGGCGAACTCGGCCCCATGGTGGCGTACTTGAGTGCGGCCCGGCTGACCGGCGAGACCGGTCCGAGCGGCAGCCGGGAGCGCAGCAGCTGCCGGTGCAGGAAGCGGCGCAGCTTCGGGGAGCGCACGGTCGGCGGCAGGACGGTGAGCTCGGCCACCAACTCGCCCGGCCCGGTGGAGATCAGGACGGCGGCGGCGGTGCGCTCGGCCACCTCGGGGCGGCTGCCGGCGGCCATGATGGTCATCCCGCCCATGCTGTGCCCCGCGAGTACGGCTCGCTCCCCCGCCGGAACGGTCCGGGCGAGAACCGCGGACAGGTCCTCGGCGAGCGCCCGGGTCGAGTAGCGGGCCCGGCTCGGCGGGATCTCGCTGTGCCCGTGCCCGCGCTGGTCGTACGCCACCACCCGGTATCGGTCGGCGAGTTCGCGGATCACCGGGGCCCAGAAGGCGGTCGAGCAGGTCCAGCCGTGCGCCAGCACCACGGTCGGCGCGCCGGGTCGGCCGTGCACCTCGACGTGCAGCCGGCTGCCGTCCGCCGACCGGGCGCTCAACTCCTCCACGGGCGTGGGTGGTTCGTACTCGGCGGGCAGCTGGACGGCACTCATGCGGTGACCTCCTGGACGGTCCGGGCGGTGGTCGGGGCAGCGGTCGGGGACGTGCGCATGATCAGCTCGTACTCGGCGAGGTCCACCTTGCGAGTGGCGCGGCGGAACGCGGTGGTGGAGCCGGGCCAGAGCACGGTGTTCTTGCCGCTCGGGTCGAGGTACCAGCTGCGGCAGCCGCCGGTGGTCCAGACGGTGCGGTCCATCCGGTGCTGCAGTTCGAGGTTCCACTGCCGCTGGGCGCGCGCGGTCGGCTGCATGGCGGTGGCGCCGACCGAGGCGAGCGTGGTCAACGCGTCGATCAGGTAGTTCAGTTGGGACTCGATCATGAGGATCATCGAGCTGTTGCCGAGGCCGGTGTTGGGGCCGATGACGAAGAACAGGTTCGGGAAGCCGCGTACGGTCGAGCCGCGCAGCGCCTCCATTCCGCCCTTCCACTCCTCGGCCAGCGTGGTGCCGTCCGCGCCGAACACCCGGGCGCCGATGGGCATGTCGGTGACGTGGAAGCCGGTGCCGAAGACGATGGCGTCCACCTCGTGCTCGCTGCCGTCGGCCGCGACCAGTGTGGAGCCGCGCAGTTCGCGCAGACCGGAGGAGACGACCTCGGTGTTGGCCGCGGCGAGCGCCGGGTAGTAGGTGTTGCTGAGCAGGATGCGCTTGCAACCGATCCGGTAGTCCGGGGTGAGCTTGGCGCGCAGCGCCGGGTCCTGGACACTCTGGGCGATGTGGCGTTCGGCGAGTTGCTGGACGACGCGCAGCAGTCCGGGGCGCCGGACGAAGGCGTCCACCTGGAGCTCGCGGAGCGCGAAGAGGGTGCCGCGGCGGATCTTCGCAGTGACCGGCAGCCGGCCGTGCAGCCACTTCTCCAGCGGGCTGATCTCGCGGTCCCGGCGCGGCAGGACCCAGGCCGGGGTGCGCTGGAAGACGGTCAGCTTGCCGACCTCGGGTTGGATCGACGGGATGATCTGGGCGGCGGAGGCTCCGGTGCCGACCATGGCGACGCGCTTGCCGGCCAGGTCGAACTCGTGGTCCCAGCGGGAGGAGTGGAACACCTTGCCGGGGAAGGCGCTCAGCCCCGGGAGTTCGGGGATCTGCGGGTCGGCGAGCGGTCCGGCAGCGGCGACGACGGCGTCGGCCGTCCACTGGCCGGCCGAGGTGGTGATCCGCCAGCGGGTCGCCTCGCTCTCCCAACGCGCCTCCAGCACCTCGGTGTTGAATCGCAGGTGGGGGCGAATGCCGAAGACCGTGGCGACCTCCTCCAGGTAGGCGCGGATGTCCGGCTGGCCGGAGAAGCTGCGCGGCCAGTCCGGGTTGGGCGCGAAGGAGAAGGAGTAGAGGTGCGAGGGCACGTCGCAGGCGCAGCCGGGGTAGCTGTTGTCGCGCCAGGTGCCACCGACGGAGTCCGCCCGCTCCAGGACCACGAAGTCGGTGATGCCGGCGCGACGCAGCCGGACCGCGGCGCCGAGTCCGCCGAAGCCGGAGCCGATCACCGCGACCCGGACATGCGGCACGGACTCCTCCGGCTCCCGAGCTTCGGGGGACGAGCCGGTGTCCGCGGAGGCGCCGGACGTGCCGGACACGCCGGAGCGGGGGCGCTTGCTGCTGGATGCCATGCGGCCTCCTCCTGAGGGTGGGGCGGTGATCGTCGCGCTCTCCGGGGCCTCGCCCCGGAACCCTGCCAATCGCGCCAGTAATCACTGGCATGGTTGGCAGGGTAGCCCTTGCCGCCACCGGAGGGAAGAAGCGCGACCGCTCCGGTTCCGGGAGCGTTCCGAGCCCTCGGACCTATGCTGATCGCCGTGGACAAGGTCAGAGCTGCTGCGGACGACAGAAAACGCGAGTACCGGGTGGAGGAACTGGCCGAAGCGGCCGGCATCACCACCCGCACCCTGCGCTTCTACCGCGAGCGCAAACTGCTCCAACCGCCCCGCAAGGAGGGCCGGATCGCCTGGTACAGCGAGGAGCACCTGGCCCGGCTGCGGATGATCGGCGAGCTGCTGGACCGCGGCCACACCCTGGGCGGCATCGCCGAGCTGATCGGCGCCGGCGAGAGCGGGCGGGACGTCGCCGAGCTGATCGGGCTGGAGGCGGCGATCGTCGCACCCTGGTCGGACGAGACCCCGGTGCGGCTGGACTGGGAGGAACTGAAGACCGCCTTCGGGGACCAGCTCACCGAGGAGAACACCGCCGAGTCGATCGCCCAGGGCTACATCACCGTCGAGGAGGGCGGCATCACCCACGTCAGCCGCCGGCTGATGGACGCCACCACCGAGCTGGTGGCGGAAGGCGTTCCGCTGTCGGCGGTGCTGGACGCCAGCCGGCGCACCCGGGAACACGTGGACGCCATCGCCGAGATCTTCATCGACGTGGTCAGCGAGCACCTGCTCAGCGCCCTGGCCGCCGACACCCCGCTGCCGCCCGGCGAGGCGGCCCGGCTCACCGAACGCATCATGCGGGTACGGCCGCTGGCCAGGACCGTCGCCGACGCCCAGTTCGCCCTCGCGATGGACCGTCGGGTGCACGCCGAGTACGACCAACTGCTGCGCCAGCGACGGGAGAACGGCTCGGAGGCACAGCCGGAGGACGACAGCTCCGAGGCGTAGCCGGACGGCCGAGCGGGCAGGGATCCCCGCGCCTTGCCCGTACGACGGAGGTGCCGCCATGCCCAGCTCCCTCAGCCGCCGCACCGTACTCGGCCGCACCGCACTCGGCCTCGCCGCCGGGCTCGCCCCGGGCCTCGCGCTCGCAGCCTGCGGGACCGACTCCCGTGCGCCGAGCGCCGGTTCGCCGGGAGGCGCCAACGGCGGCGGCAGCGGCGGCAGCGGCGCCCGAACGGTCCGGCACGCGCGCGGCGAGAGCGCCGTACCGGCCCGGGCGGCCCGGGTGGTGGTGCTGGACACCGACGCGCTGGACTCGGTGATCACCCTCGGCCTCGCCCCGGTCGGCGCCACCACCGTCAGCGCGGGCGCGCCCCTCCCCGGCTACCTCCCCGCCGCTCGACTGGCCGGGACGAAGGCCGTCGGCGCGATCGGCCAGCCCAGCCTGGAGGCGATCGCGGCGCTGCGGCCGGACCTGATCCTCAGCAACCAGGTCCGCGACGACAAGCGGTACGAGGAGCTGTCCAAGATCGCGCCGACCGTGCTCTCCAAGACCACCGGGCCGACCTGGAAGGAGAACGTCCGGCTGCACGCCGAGGCGCTCGGCCGCCAGGCGGAGGCCGAGGCGGCGGACGCGGCGTACCGGACGAAGCTGCGCGAGCTGGTCACCGCGCTCGGCGGGCCCGCCAAGGCCGCCGCCACCCGGGTCGAGATGGCCCGCTTCCTGGCGGGCGCGCCGACCCGGCTCTACCTCAACGACACCTTCGTCGGCTCACTGTTCAAGGACCTCGGGCTCGGCCGGCCCGCCAACCAGGACAAGCCCGGATTCTCGATCGAGATCAGCCCGGAGCAGGTCGACCAGGCGGCGGCCGACGTCATCTTCTACTCGCTGTACGGGGACGCCGCCAAGTCCGACCAGGGGAAGATCACCGAAGGCGCCCTGTGGAAGGACCTGGACGCTGTCCGCAACGGGCGGGTGTTCCGGGTGGACGACAACCTGTGGATGCTCGGCATCGGCTACACCGGGGCCGGTCTGATTCTGGATGAGATCCGGAAGGACCTGGCGACGACCGATGACAGATGACAGATGACAGGCGACAGATCACAGACGACGGATAACAGCTGACAGATTTCATCATCTGTCAGCTGTCGTCTGTAATCTGTAATCTGTTACCTGTTACCTGTTACCTGTCATCGTCGTCCGTCGCTCCCGGCGCCAGGGCCGGCGACGGAAGGACGTGGCGCGCCTCGCCGCCGGACCACCAGACGCCGACGGCGAAGACGGCCGTCGCCTCCAGCAGTCCGGCCCGGTCGAGGCCGCCGCAGTGCACTGGTGTGCAGGCCATGGACGCGATCAGGTCGGCGACCAGCGCAGCGGCCGCCGGGTCGTCCGCGCAGTACGGGACGCCGAGCGGTGCGCCGCTCTCGAAGGCCGGCCGCGGCATGGTCCAGATGCTCTCGTGGCAGATCCCGAACACCTTGGCCACACGGGCCGTCGGAGCCGCCACGGCGAGCCGCGCGGCGACGGAGTCGGTGGCGCCGGCCGTGGTCAGCCGGGGCCCGTCCGCGCCGGGGGCCATGGGCACGGTGCAGTCCAGGAGGGCCCGCCCGGCCAGGTCGGCCGCCAGCGGCGCGGCCACCGGCACCGCCGCCTCGGCCGGTACCGCGACCAGCACGGCCTCCCCGAATCTCGCCGCCGTCGCGAGATCACCGCCGCCCGACGCGCCCAGTACAGCGGCGAGTTGCCCGGCCGCCCGCGGGTCGCGCCCGCCCACCACCACCTCGTGCCCCGCCCGCACCCAGGCCCCGCCGAGAGCCGCCGCCATCGCGCCCGTTCCGAGAATGCCGATCCGCATGTCCACTCCTCGCCGTCACATCTGCTGTGACCGGCACGCTAGGCGGGTCGATGCACACCGTCCGGTACGCATCGGATCGGGCAGGATGGCCGCATGGACATCGCGAGCCGCACGCGCGAGAGCGACGAGGGAGACGGGGGATACGACGCCGAGGCCCGCGCCGAGGAACGCGGAGCCGAGGAGTACGGCGACCTGGGCGGCGCCGTCTTCGCCGCGGACTGCCGCGCCAGGCTGGCCTTCGAGGTGATCGCCAACCGTTGGGACAGCGTGGTGGTCTACGTCCTCGGCGAGCTGGGGCCGCTGCGCCCGCGGGCGCTGCTGGACCGGATCGGCGGGATCAGCCCGAAGGTGCTCAACGAGTCGCTGCGTCGGCTGGAGTACAACGGCCTGGTGGAGCACCGCCGTTACGCGGAGGCGCCGCCGCGGGTCGACTACGCCCTCACCGGGGCGGGTGCCGCCCTGATCGGTCCGATCCGCGCGCTCGGCGCCTGGTCCGCCGTCCACGGCGACGCCGTCCTGGCCGCCCAGGAGACGCACGAGAAGAAAAGGGGGATCTGACGAAACGTCAGATCCCGGAAAAGGGAAGAACGGCGGGGGTGACGGTGGTCCGCCTACCGTCACCCCCGCCGCTCACGGCCCTTCCGGCCGGCACCCACGAACCGGCAGGGCCCGGGGCTCAGTTGACGTTGACGGCCGTCCAGGTGGCAGCGACCGCGTTGTACTCCGCGCTGTCCGAGCCGTACAGGTCCGCCGCCGCGCTGAGGGTGGCCGCACGGGCGCCCGCGTAGTCGGTGGTGGAGGTGAAGTAGGTGGTCAGCGCCTTGTACCAGATCTGCGCGGCCTTGTCCCGGCCGATGCCGGCGAGGGTCGAGCCGTCGTACGTCGGGCTGTTGTAGCTGAACCCGTTGATGGTCTTCGCGTCACTGCCTTCGGCGAGCAGGTAGAAGAAGTGGTTGGCCACCCCGGACGAGTAGTGGACGTCCAGGTTGCCGACGTTGGCGTCCCAGTAGTCGGCGGACTGGCCGTCCTTGCTGGGCTGGTCCATGTAGCGCAGCGGGCTGCCGTCGCCGCGCAGGTTGATCAGCTCGCCGATCCAGTAGTTCGGCGGGTTGGAGGGCAGGTTGGCGTACCACTCGACCATCGTGCCCATGATGTCCGAGGTGGCCTCGTTGAGGCCGCCGGACTCGCCCGAGTAGTTCAGGTTGGCGGTGGCGGCGGTGACGCCGTGGGTCATCTCGTGGCCGGCCACGTCGATTTCGGTGAGCGGGGCGGCGTTGCCGCTGCCGTCGCCGTAGGACATGCAGAAGCAGTCGTCGCTCCAGAACGCGTTCACGTAGTTGGAGCCGTAGTGGACCCGGCTGAGGGCGCCGACACCGTCGTTGCGGATGCCGTTGCGGCCGAAGGAGTTCTTGTAGAAGTCCCAGGTGGTGGCGGCGCCGAACTGGGCGTCCACGGCGGCGGATTCGCGGTTGGCCGCGGTGCCGTCGCCGAACCGGTTGCTGGTGTTGGCGAACAGCGAGCCGCTGCCGGAGGTCCCGTTCTTCATGTCGGTGGTGGACTGGCCGCCACGGGAGGCGTCCTTGAGCTGGTACCGCGTGCCGCTCTGCGTGGTGGTCAGCGGGACCTGGCCGACGAAGACGCCGTTGCCGGTGCCGGCCGCGGTCTGCACCTTCTCGTGGGTGGAGAGCACCCGGCCGCTCGCGGCGTCGGTGAGCAGGACCTGGCTGCTCGGGGTGCCGTCGGCGCGCACGCCTTCGACGGTGGTGCGGTAGGCCAGGCGCGGGGCGCCGTCGGTGGCCCAGACCACCAGTTCGGCCGTGCCGGTCTGGTGGACCTCGGTCAGCGGCGACTCGTCGGCGTCGACGGTCACGCCGACGGTGGCCTTGACCGCGCCGGCGGCCTGCGCGGCGGCCTGGTCGGCCGGGACCTTCGGGGTCAGGCTCGGCAGGTCGATCCGCGCGGAGACGGCCTTGGAGACCGACTTCACCGCGCCGTCGGCCTTCTGGTGGACGATCAGGTCGCCGCCGATCACCGGCAGGCCCGCGTAGGTGCGCTCGAAGCGCAGGTGGCGGGTGCCGTCCTGGTCCACCACGGCGTCCTTGGCGACGAGTTGCTCCTTGTCCCCGAGGCCGAGCGCCTTGGCGAGCGGGCCGGCCTGGCCGTCGGCCAGGGCGAGCACGGTGGCGTGCTGCTGGGCGGCCTGGGCCTGCAGCGACGGGATGGGGGCG
The genomic region above belongs to Streptomyces sp. 1331.2 and contains:
- a CDS encoding aminotransferase-like domain-containing protein — translated: MDDYRLIADRIAADIADGRLRPGQQLPTQRAFARSHGIAGSTAGRVYRELARRGLTVGEVGRGTFVRAGRGADGGRVALAEPGAAPVDLELNYPAVPGQAELLAGGLTPLLRADALGDALRPVGAAGTGAARRAFAGLPSTGSWEVDPADLLFAGNGRQAIVGALSALVPPGNRLGVEALTYPVVKAAAERLGIGLVPLAMDEHGLVPGAVTSAHRATPLRAVYVQPRLQNPLGGSLPPERAAALAEELRRLDLPAVEDAIWSFLRPGLAPLAALAPERTVLVDSLSKRLAPGLTTGFAVVPGALRERVAGALRSGGWTPSGFALEAAVRWIGDGTLAAVEAAKRADAAARQLLAREVLTGQRLRADPYSYYLWWELPGDWRAETFVAAAARAGISITPATAFAVDPRSSPTAVRVGLASPPLPVLARALETLARIVEGGRGTDDS
- a CDS encoding SDR family oxidoreductase, encoding MKAVPPLSAQVVVVTGAARGVGASLARKLARRGAEVALLGLEPEELKAVAAQCGPTATSWEVDVTDLDALEDTARRIKEHYGRIDTVVANAGIAIGGPLADSDHRAFSRVIEVNLLGSVATARAFLPALTESRGYLLQIASLAALTPAPLMSAYCASKSGVEAFAHSIRAEVAYQGVKVGVGYLSWTDTDMVRGADEDAVLKQMRARLPWPANKTYPLEPAVDRIVAGIARRSAHVYAQAWLRGMQPARWLLPSLIAVVGSRDVARLAPQLAATAASRLRAIGAGGAADTATRGSRNGSGG
- a CDS encoding alpha/beta fold hydrolase, which produces MSAVQLPAEYEPPTPVEELSARSADGSRLHVEVHGRPGAPTVVLAHGWTCSTAFWAPVIRELADRYRVVAYDQRGHGHSEIPPSRARYSTRALAEDLSAVLARTVPAGERAVLAGHSMGGMTIMAAGSRPEVAERTAAAVLISTGPGELVAELTVLPPTVRSPKLRRFLHRQLLRSRLPLGPVSPVSRAALKYATMGPSSPAGQVEATARIVHACPTAVRANWAAVLDRLDVHAGLGRLAAPTSVVVGTDDRLTPPVHAHRIVAELKDPQGLLLLPGVGHMSPLERPAEVAGEIHRMAAEHLVGAPAVTVAVPVVPAPAVPAPAVPAPTVPAPASADSADPTDERTAVA
- a CDS encoding flavin-containing monooxygenase → MASSSKRPRSGVSGTSGASADTGSSPEAREPEESVPHVRVAVIGSGFGGLGAAVRLRRAGITDFVVLERADSVGGTWRDNSYPGCACDVPSHLYSFSFAPNPDWPRSFSGQPDIRAYLEEVATVFGIRPHLRFNTEVLEARWESEATRWRITTSAGQWTADAVVAAAGPLADPQIPELPGLSAFPGKVFHSSRWDHEFDLAGKRVAMVGTGASAAQIIPSIQPEVGKLTVFQRTPAWVLPRRDREISPLEKWLHGRLPVTAKIRRGTLFALRELQVDAFVRRPGLLRVVQQLAERHIAQSVQDPALRAKLTPDYRIGCKRILLSNTYYPALAAANTEVVSSGLRELRGSTLVAADGSEHEVDAIVFGTGFHVTDMPIGARVFGADGTTLAEEWKGGMEALRGSTVRGFPNLFFVIGPNTGLGNSSMILMIESQLNYLIDALTTLASVGATAMQPTARAQRQWNLELQHRMDRTVWTTGGCRSWYLDPSGKNTVLWPGSTTAFRRATRKVDLAEYELIMRTSPTAAPTTARTVQEVTA
- a CDS encoding MerR family transcriptional regulator gives rise to the protein MDKVRAAADDRKREYRVEELAEAAGITTRTLRFYRERKLLQPPRKEGRIAWYSEEHLARLRMIGELLDRGHTLGGIAELIGAGESGRDVAELIGLEAAIVAPWSDETPVRLDWEELKTAFGDQLTEENTAESIAQGYITVEEGGITHVSRRLMDATTELVAEGVPLSAVLDASRRTREHVDAIAEIFIDVVSEHLLSALAADTPLPPGEAARLTERIMRVRPLARTVADAQFALAMDRRVHAEYDQLLRQRRENGSEAQPEDDSSEA
- a CDS encoding ABC transporter substrate-binding protein; its protein translation is MPSSLSRRTVLGRTALGLAAGLAPGLALAACGTDSRAPSAGSPGGANGGGSGGSGARTVRHARGESAVPARAARVVVLDTDALDSVITLGLAPVGATTVSAGAPLPGYLPAARLAGTKAVGAIGQPSLEAIAALRPDLILSNQVRDDKRYEELSKIAPTVLSKTTGPTWKENVRLHAEALGRQAEAEAADAAYRTKLRELVTALGGPAKAAATRVEMARFLAGAPTRLYLNDTFVGSLFKDLGLGRPANQDKPGFSIEISPEQVDQAAADVIFYSLYGDAAKSDQGKITEGALWKDLDAVRNGRVFRVDDNLWMLGIGYTGAGLILDEIRKDLATTDDR
- a CDS encoding NADPH-dependent F420 reductase, with amino-acid sequence MRIGILGTGAMAAALGGAWVRAGHEVVVGGRDPRAAGQLAAVLGASGGGDLATAARFGEAVLVAVPAEAAVPVAAPLAADLAGRALLDCTVPMAPGADGPRLTTAGATDSVAARLAVAAPTARVAKVFGICHESIWTMPRPAFESGAPLGVPYCADDPAAAALVADLIASMACTPVHCGGLDRAGLLEATAVFAVGVWWSGGEARHVLPSPALAPGATDDDDR
- a CDS encoding winged helix-turn-helix transcriptional regulator, with translation MDIASRTRESDEGDGGYDAEARAEERGAEEYGDLGGAVFAADCRARLAFEVIANRWDSVVVYVLGELGPLRPRALLDRIGGISPKVLNESLRRLEYNGLVEHRRYAEAPPRVDYALTGAGAALIGPIRALGAWSAVHGDAVLAAQETHEKKRGI
- a CDS encoding M4 family metallopeptidase encodes the protein MKRKLAAVAVLSATALLTGVTQVSTAAQAAPIPSLQAQAAQQHATVLALADGQAGPLAKALGLGDKEQLVAKDAVVDQDGTRHLRFERTYAGLPVIGGDLIVHQKADGAVKSVSKAVSARIDLPSLTPKVPADQAAAQAAGAVKATVGVTVDADESPLTEVHQTGTAELVVWATDGAPRLAYRTTVEGVRADGTPSSQVLLTDAASGRVLSTHEKVQTAAGTGNGVFVGQVPLTTTQSGTRYQLKDASRGGQSTTDMKNGTSGSGSLFANTSNRFGDGTAANRESAAVDAQFGAATTWDFYKNSFGRNGIRNDGVGALSRVHYGSNYVNAFWSDDCFCMSYGDGSGNAAPLTEIDVAGHEMTHGVTAATANLNYSGESGGLNEATSDIMGTMVEWYANLPSNPPNYWIGELINLRGDGSPLRYMDQPSKDGQSADYWDANVGNLDVHYSSGVANHFFYLLAEGSDAKTINGFSYNSPTYDGSTLAGIGRDKAAQIWYKALTTYFTSTTDYAGARAATLSAAADLYGSDSAEYNAVAATWTAVNVN